A region from the Chionomys nivalis chromosome 22, mChiNiv1.1, whole genome shotgun sequence genome encodes:
- the Entpd8 gene encoding ectonucleoside triphosphate diphosphohydrolase 8 isoform X2 has translation MGLSRKERVFVALLGIAAASGLTMLLLILVKATNVFLPADTKFGIVFDAGSSHTSLFVYQWPANKEKDTGVVSQTLACQIEGPGISSYASDPTQAGESLKSCLEEALALIPQTQHQETPTFLGATAGMRLLSQKNSSQARDILAAVSLTLNKSPVDFWGAEILAGQDEGAFGWITINYVLGMLLKYSSGQWILPEDRMLVGALDLGGASTQISFVPQGPILNQSNQVTFRLYGANYSVYTHSYLCFGRDQVLIRLLAELAQNSSEPRVQHPCYHSGYQATLSLAPVYESPCVHTTDSLNLTQNLTVEGTGNPRDCVAALRNLFNSSSCKDQDCAFNGVYQPPVYGQFYAFSNFYYTFHFLNLTSRQPLNIVNDTIWKFCQTPWELVETSYPGQERWLRDYCASGLYILVLLLEGYKFSEETWPNIQFQKQAGGMDIGWTLGYMLNLTGMIPAEAPTQWRAQSYSIWTAGVVFAVLTLVAILGAAAVQLFWTQD, from the exons ATGGGACTCTCCCGGAAGGAACGGGTCTTCGTAGCCCTCTTGGGGATCGCAGCAGCCTCGGGCCTCACCATGCTCCTGCTCATCCTGGTGAAGGCCACCAACGTCTTCCTGCCTGCAGACACCAAG TTTGGAATCGTGTTTGATGCCGGCTCCTCCCACACATCCCTGTTTGTGTACCAGTGGCCAGCAAACAAGGAGAAGGACACGGGAGTGGTCAGTCAGACCCTGGCTTGCCAGATAGAAG GCCCTGGGATCTCTTCCTACGCCTCTGACCCAACACAGGCTGGGGAAAGCCTGAAGAGCTGCCTGGAGGAGGCGCTGGCACTGATCCCACAGACCCAGCATCAAGAGACACCCACATTCTTGGGGGCCACAGCAGGAATGAGGCTGCTCAG CCAGAAGAACAGCTCTCAGGCAAGAGACATCCTAGCTGCAGTCTCCCTGACACTAAACAAGTCTCCTGTGGATTTTTGGGGTGCCGAGATCCTGGCGGGGCAGGATGAAGGTGCCTTTGGTTGGATCACCATCAACTATGTCCTGGGGATGCTCCTCAAG TATTCCTCTGGACAGTGGATTCTGCCTGAAGACAGGATGCTGGTTGGTGCTCTGGACCTGGGTGGAGCCTCCACCCAGATCAGCTTCGTGCCTCAGGGCCCCATCCTGAACCAGAGCAACCAGGTTACCTTCCGTCTGTACGGGGCCAACTACAGTGTCTATACTCACAGCTACCTCTGTTTTGGGCGGGACCAGGTCCTGATAAGGCTCCTGGCTGAGCTGGCACAG AACAGCTCAGAACCCCGGGTCCAACACCCATGCTACCATAGCGGCTACCAGGCCACACTGTCACTGGCCCCGGTGTATGAGTCACCCTGTGTCCACACTACAGATTCCCTGAACCTCACTCAGAACCTCACGGTTGAAGGGACAGGCAACCCCAGGGACTGTGTGGCGGCCCTCCGAAATCTCTTCAATTCCTCCAGCTGTAAGGACCAAGATTGTGCTTTCAATGGAGTCTACCAGCCTCCTGTATATGGCCAGTTCTAT GCATTTTCCAACTTCTACTATACTTTCCACTTCCTGAACCTCACCTCCAGGCAGCCGCTGAACATTGTCAATGACACCATCTGGAAGTTCTGTCAGACACCCTGGGAACTG GTGGAAACCAGCTACCCCGGGCAGGAGCGCTGGTTACGGGACTACTGTGCCTCAGGCCTGTACATCCTCGTATTGCTGCTGGAGGGTTACAAATTCAGCGAGGAGACCTGGCCCAACATCCAGTTCCAGAAGCAG GCAGGTGGCATGGACATTGGCTGGACACTGGGCTACATGCTGAACCTCACGGGCATGATTCCAGCAGAGGCACCCACCCAGTGGCGGGCACAGAGCTACAGCATCTGGACAGCCGGAGTGGTGTTTGCAGTGCTGACCCTCGTGGCCATTCTAGGAGCAGCTGCAGTCCAGCTCTTCTGGACCCAGGACTAA
- the Noxa1 gene encoding NADPH oxidase activator 1 isoform X2, with protein sequence MSSLGDQVRDWHQGVLAVARQDWDRALCLFSDVQEPRAKMYFNMGCVRLMAGDPEAALRAFDQAVTKDPCMAVGFFQRGVANFQLERFQEAVSDFQLALAQLRGNAAIDYTQLGLYFKLHAWEVLYNTASAQCQVGLWTKAADTLVEAISKWPEGAQDILDTALDQVRKQVPLQLQQVPKGEVFQPPRQYLQHLEPMDFLGKAKVVASVIPDNRTSDGWPQKRSQMEQVDHQSSASVGGHMSRAQCYSLLASRGPDPGPPEDSSGAGAAATEDPESLVTVTVQCHLTVPLKAPRGTDLSSLRTLLAQALLHQAQRGQLSYQAPREKFWIPISTEDSLQSAWKNVAVGSRGLRLRCRGAWGRPVLYQVVARHSYAARRPEDLDFRQGDTVDVLCEVDEAWLEGHRDGCIGIFPKCFVVPAGACVEAGAVPGPKPGDQH encoded by the exons ATGAGCTCTCTAGGGGATCAGGTACGGGACTGGCATCAGGGCGTACTGGCCGTGGCACGCCAAGACTGGGATCGCGCCCTGTGCCTCTTCTCAGATGTCCAGGAGCCGCGGGCCAAGATGTACTTCAACATGGGCTGCGTGCGACTGATGGCGGGGGATCCCGAGGCTGCGTTGCGG GCATTTGACCAAGCAGTGACCAAGGACCCCTGCATGGCTGTTGGCTTCTTCCAGCGGGGAGTGGCCAATTTCCAGCTGGAGAG GTTCCAGGAGGCTGTGTCTGACTTCCAGCTGGCCCTGGCACAGCTGAGAGGCAATGCTGCCATTGACTACACTCAACTGGGTCTGTACTTCAAACTGCATGCCTGGGAG GTCTTGTACAACACGGCATCAGCACAGTGCCAGGTAGGGCTCTGGACCAAGGCTGCTGATACTCTAGTGGAAGCAATCTCCAAATGGCCAGAGGGCGCCCAAGATATCCTGGACACTGCCCTGGACCAAGTACGG AAACAGGTACCCCTGCAGCTGCAGCAAGTCCCCAAGGGTGAGGTCTTCCAGCCTCCCAGGCAATACCTACAGCATCTGGAGCCCATGGATTTCCTCGGCAAGGCTAAG GTGGTGGCTTCTGTTATCCCTGACAACCGCACCTCAGACGGCTGGCCTCAGAAG AGGTCCCAGATGGAGCAAGTTGACCATCAGTCTTCTGCGTCTGTGG GTGGTCACATGAGCCGTGCTCAATGCTACAGCTTGCTGGCATCCAGAGGGCCAGACCCAGGCCCCCCTGAAGACTCCTCAGGAGCTGGG GCAGCAGCTACTGAGGACCCTGAATCCCTGGTGACTGTCACTGTGCAGTGCCACCTTACTGTGCCCTTGAAGGCCCCAAGAGGCACTGACCTGTCCAGCCTACGAACACTGCTGGCTCAAGCCCTCCTTCACCAGGCCCAGAGGGGGCAGCTCAG TTACCAGGCCCCACGAGAGAAGTTCTGGATCCCAATCTCCACGGAGGACTCACTGCAGAGTGCATGGAAGAATGTGGCCGTGGGCTCACGAGGGTTGCGTCTCCGGTGCCGG GGGGCCTGGGGGCGACCAGTCCTCTACCAGGTAGTGGCTCGGCACAGTTACGCAGCCCGAAGGCCTGAGGATTTGGACTTCCGCCAGGGGGACACAGTGGATGTTCTGTGTGAAG TGGACGAAGCTTGGCTGGAGGGACACCGAGACGGCTGCATAGGCATTTTCCCCAAGTGCTTTGTGGTCCCAGCTGGTGCCTGTGTGGAAGCCGGAGCTGTTCCAGGACCCAAGCCAGGAGACCAGCACTAG
- the Entpd8 gene encoding ectonucleoside triphosphate diphosphohydrolase 8 isoform X1: MGLSRKERVFVALLGIAAASGLTMLLLILVKATNVFLPADTKFGIVFDAGSSHTSLFVYQWPANKEKDTGVVSQTLACQIEGPGISSYASDPTQAGESLKSCLEEALALIPQTQHQETPTFLGATAGMRLLSQKNSSQARDILAAVSLTLNKSPVDFWGAEILAGQDEGAFGWITINYVLGMLLKYSSGQWILPEDRMLVGALDLGGASTQISFVPQGPILNQSNQVTFRLYGANYSVYTHSYLCFGRDQVLIRLLAELAQVRLNSSEPRVQHPCYHSGYQATLSLAPVYESPCVHTTDSLNLTQNLTVEGTGNPRDCVAALRNLFNSSSCKDQDCAFNGVYQPPVYGQFYAFSNFYYTFHFLNLTSRQPLNIVNDTIWKFCQTPWELVETSYPGQERWLRDYCASGLYILVLLLEGYKFSEETWPNIQFQKQAGGMDIGWTLGYMLNLTGMIPAEAPTQWRAQSYSIWTAGVVFAVLTLVAILGAAAVQLFWTQD, from the exons ATGGGACTCTCCCGGAAGGAACGGGTCTTCGTAGCCCTCTTGGGGATCGCAGCAGCCTCGGGCCTCACCATGCTCCTGCTCATCCTGGTGAAGGCCACCAACGTCTTCCTGCCTGCAGACACCAAG TTTGGAATCGTGTTTGATGCCGGCTCCTCCCACACATCCCTGTTTGTGTACCAGTGGCCAGCAAACAAGGAGAAGGACACGGGAGTGGTCAGTCAGACCCTGGCTTGCCAGATAGAAG GCCCTGGGATCTCTTCCTACGCCTCTGACCCAACACAGGCTGGGGAAAGCCTGAAGAGCTGCCTGGAGGAGGCGCTGGCACTGATCCCACAGACCCAGCATCAAGAGACACCCACATTCTTGGGGGCCACAGCAGGAATGAGGCTGCTCAG CCAGAAGAACAGCTCTCAGGCAAGAGACATCCTAGCTGCAGTCTCCCTGACACTAAACAAGTCTCCTGTGGATTTTTGGGGTGCCGAGATCCTGGCGGGGCAGGATGAAGGTGCCTTTGGTTGGATCACCATCAACTATGTCCTGGGGATGCTCCTCAAG TATTCCTCTGGACAGTGGATTCTGCCTGAAGACAGGATGCTGGTTGGTGCTCTGGACCTGGGTGGAGCCTCCACCCAGATCAGCTTCGTGCCTCAGGGCCCCATCCTGAACCAGAGCAACCAGGTTACCTTCCGTCTGTACGGGGCCAACTACAGTGTCTATACTCACAGCTACCTCTGTTTTGGGCGGGACCAGGTCCTGATAAGGCTCCTGGCTGAGCTGGCACAGGTTAGACTG AACAGCTCAGAACCCCGGGTCCAACACCCATGCTACCATAGCGGCTACCAGGCCACACTGTCACTGGCCCCGGTGTATGAGTCACCCTGTGTCCACACTACAGATTCCCTGAACCTCACTCAGAACCTCACGGTTGAAGGGACAGGCAACCCCAGGGACTGTGTGGCGGCCCTCCGAAATCTCTTCAATTCCTCCAGCTGTAAGGACCAAGATTGTGCTTTCAATGGAGTCTACCAGCCTCCTGTATATGGCCAGTTCTAT GCATTTTCCAACTTCTACTATACTTTCCACTTCCTGAACCTCACCTCCAGGCAGCCGCTGAACATTGTCAATGACACCATCTGGAAGTTCTGTCAGACACCCTGGGAACTG GTGGAAACCAGCTACCCCGGGCAGGAGCGCTGGTTACGGGACTACTGTGCCTCAGGCCTGTACATCCTCGTATTGCTGCTGGAGGGTTACAAATTCAGCGAGGAGACCTGGCCCAACATCCAGTTCCAGAAGCAG GCAGGTGGCATGGACATTGGCTGGACACTGGGCTACATGCTGAACCTCACGGGCATGATTCCAGCAGAGGCACCCACCCAGTGGCGGGCACAGAGCTACAGCATCTGGACAGCCGGAGTGGTGTTTGCAGTGCTGACCCTCGTGGCCATTCTAGGAGCAGCTGCAGTCCAGCTCTTCTGGACCCAGGACTAA
- the Noxa1 gene encoding NADPH oxidase activator 1 isoform X1: MSSLGDQVRDWHQGVLAVARQDWDRALCLFSDVQEPRAKMYFNMGCVRLMAGDPEAALRAFDQAVTKDPCMAVGFFQRGVANFQLERFQEAVSDFQLALAQLRGNAAIDYTQLGLYFKLHAWEVLYNTASAQCQVGLWTKAADTLVEAISKWPEGAQDILDTALDQVRKQVPLQLQQVPKGEVFQPPRQYLQHLEPMDFLGKAKVVASVIPDNRTSDGWPQKRSQMEQVDHQSSASVGKRIPSNRGGHMSRAQCYSLLASRGPDPGPPEDSSGAGAAATEDPESLVTVTVQCHLTVPLKAPRGTDLSSLRTLLAQALLHQAQRGQLSYQAPREKFWIPISTEDSLQSAWKNVAVGSRGLRLRCRGAWGRPVLYQVVARHSYAARRPEDLDFRQGDTVDVLCEVDEAWLEGHRDGCIGIFPKCFVVPAGACVEAGAVPGPKPGDQH; encoded by the exons ATGAGCTCTCTAGGGGATCAGGTACGGGACTGGCATCAGGGCGTACTGGCCGTGGCACGCCAAGACTGGGATCGCGCCCTGTGCCTCTTCTCAGATGTCCAGGAGCCGCGGGCCAAGATGTACTTCAACATGGGCTGCGTGCGACTGATGGCGGGGGATCCCGAGGCTGCGTTGCGG GCATTTGACCAAGCAGTGACCAAGGACCCCTGCATGGCTGTTGGCTTCTTCCAGCGGGGAGTGGCCAATTTCCAGCTGGAGAG GTTCCAGGAGGCTGTGTCTGACTTCCAGCTGGCCCTGGCACAGCTGAGAGGCAATGCTGCCATTGACTACACTCAACTGGGTCTGTACTTCAAACTGCATGCCTGGGAG GTCTTGTACAACACGGCATCAGCACAGTGCCAGGTAGGGCTCTGGACCAAGGCTGCTGATACTCTAGTGGAAGCAATCTCCAAATGGCCAGAGGGCGCCCAAGATATCCTGGACACTGCCCTGGACCAAGTACGG AAACAGGTACCCCTGCAGCTGCAGCAAGTCCCCAAGGGTGAGGTCTTCCAGCCTCCCAGGCAATACCTACAGCATCTGGAGCCCATGGATTTCCTCGGCAAGGCTAAG GTGGTGGCTTCTGTTATCCCTGACAACCGCACCTCAGACGGCTGGCCTCAGAAG AGGTCCCAGATGGAGCAAGTTGACCATCAGTCTTCTGCGTCTGTGGGTAAGAGAATCCCGAGCAATAG AGGTGGTCACATGAGCCGTGCTCAATGCTACAGCTTGCTGGCATCCAGAGGGCCAGACCCAGGCCCCCCTGAAGACTCCTCAGGAGCTGGG GCAGCAGCTACTGAGGACCCTGAATCCCTGGTGACTGTCACTGTGCAGTGCCACCTTACTGTGCCCTTGAAGGCCCCAAGAGGCACTGACCTGTCCAGCCTACGAACACTGCTGGCTCAAGCCCTCCTTCACCAGGCCCAGAGGGGGCAGCTCAG TTACCAGGCCCCACGAGAGAAGTTCTGGATCCCAATCTCCACGGAGGACTCACTGCAGAGTGCATGGAAGAATGTGGCCGTGGGCTCACGAGGGTTGCGTCTCCGGTGCCGG GGGGCCTGGGGGCGACCAGTCCTCTACCAGGTAGTGGCTCGGCACAGTTACGCAGCCCGAAGGCCTGAGGATTTGGACTTCCGCCAGGGGGACACAGTGGATGTTCTGTGTGAAG TGGACGAAGCTTGGCTGGAGGGACACCGAGACGGCTGCATAGGCATTTTCCCCAAGTGCTTTGTGGTCCCAGCTGGTGCCTGTGTGGAAGCCGGAGCTGTTCCAGGACCCAAGCCAGGAGACCAGCACTAG
- the Entpd8 gene encoding ectonucleoside triphosphate diphosphohydrolase 8 isoform X3: MGLSRKERVFVALLGIAAASGLTMLLLILVKATNVFLPADTKFGIVFDAGSSHTSLFVYQWPANKEKDTGVVSQTLACQIEGPGISSYASDPTQAGESLKSCLEEALALIPQTQHQETPTFLGATAGMRLLSQKNSSQARDILAAVSLTLNKSPVDFWGAEILAGQDEGAFGWITINYVLGMLLKYSSGQWILPEDRMLVGALDLGGASTQISFVPQGPILNQSNQVTFRLYGANYSVYTHSYLCFGRDQVLIRLLAELAQNSSEPRVQHPCYHSGYQATLSLAPVYESPCVHTTDSLNLTQNLTVEGTGNPRDCVAALRNLFNSSSCKDQDCAFNGVYQPPVYGQFYVETSYPGQERWLRDYCASGLYILVLLLEGYKFSEETWPNIQFQKQAGGMDIGWTLGYMLNLTGMIPAEAPTQWRAQSYSIWTAGVVFAVLTLVAILGAAAVQLFWTQD; encoded by the exons ATGGGACTCTCCCGGAAGGAACGGGTCTTCGTAGCCCTCTTGGGGATCGCAGCAGCCTCGGGCCTCACCATGCTCCTGCTCATCCTGGTGAAGGCCACCAACGTCTTCCTGCCTGCAGACACCAAG TTTGGAATCGTGTTTGATGCCGGCTCCTCCCACACATCCCTGTTTGTGTACCAGTGGCCAGCAAACAAGGAGAAGGACACGGGAGTGGTCAGTCAGACCCTGGCTTGCCAGATAGAAG GCCCTGGGATCTCTTCCTACGCCTCTGACCCAACACAGGCTGGGGAAAGCCTGAAGAGCTGCCTGGAGGAGGCGCTGGCACTGATCCCACAGACCCAGCATCAAGAGACACCCACATTCTTGGGGGCCACAGCAGGAATGAGGCTGCTCAG CCAGAAGAACAGCTCTCAGGCAAGAGACATCCTAGCTGCAGTCTCCCTGACACTAAACAAGTCTCCTGTGGATTTTTGGGGTGCCGAGATCCTGGCGGGGCAGGATGAAGGTGCCTTTGGTTGGATCACCATCAACTATGTCCTGGGGATGCTCCTCAAG TATTCCTCTGGACAGTGGATTCTGCCTGAAGACAGGATGCTGGTTGGTGCTCTGGACCTGGGTGGAGCCTCCACCCAGATCAGCTTCGTGCCTCAGGGCCCCATCCTGAACCAGAGCAACCAGGTTACCTTCCGTCTGTACGGGGCCAACTACAGTGTCTATACTCACAGCTACCTCTGTTTTGGGCGGGACCAGGTCCTGATAAGGCTCCTGGCTGAGCTGGCACAG AACAGCTCAGAACCCCGGGTCCAACACCCATGCTACCATAGCGGCTACCAGGCCACACTGTCACTGGCCCCGGTGTATGAGTCACCCTGTGTCCACACTACAGATTCCCTGAACCTCACTCAGAACCTCACGGTTGAAGGGACAGGCAACCCCAGGGACTGTGTGGCGGCCCTCCGAAATCTCTTCAATTCCTCCAGCTGTAAGGACCAAGATTGTGCTTTCAATGGAGTCTACCAGCCTCCTGTATATGGCCAGTTCTAT GTGGAAACCAGCTACCCCGGGCAGGAGCGCTGGTTACGGGACTACTGTGCCTCAGGCCTGTACATCCTCGTATTGCTGCTGGAGGGTTACAAATTCAGCGAGGAGACCTGGCCCAACATCCAGTTCCAGAAGCAG GCAGGTGGCATGGACATTGGCTGGACACTGGGCTACATGCTGAACCTCACGGGCATGATTCCAGCAGAGGCACCCACCCAGTGGCGGGCACAGAGCTACAGCATCTGGACAGCCGGAGTGGTGTTTGCAGTGCTGACCCTCGTGGCCATTCTAGGAGCAGCTGCAGTCCAGCTCTTCTGGACCCAGGACTAA